The stretch of DNA GTCGGGCTTGAGGAGCCCTGTGAACGCCTTGATCGCGCTCGAGAGGTTCTTCATGCCGTTCGCGCCGAGGAACGAGCCGAAGCCGCATCCGCCGAGGATGATGAACTCGTTGATCTGAATGAGCACGGCGATGTTGCCGTGATGCATGACGTATCCGACCATCGTCGCCGCCAGCACCAACACGATTCCAATGATCGTAAACATTAGCCGCCCATCGCTCCCCGCCTGACCCTCATGGCACCCAAGGGTTCTATTCCACACTGCCCCCGCATTTTTGAGGTGCCCCGGGCGAAATTCTCCGACCGCGGGCCAGGCAGATACAATGGGAAGTATCGGCACGCTGCGCCGAACATCGTGATGCCTTCCTCCACCCGACGCGTCCACCTCCTCGACCCCCACACCGTGAACCAGATCGCCGCGGGCGAAGTGGTCGAGCGGCCCGCGTCCGTGGTGAAGGAGCTGGTGGAGAATGCGCTGGATGCCGGCGCGACCCGCATCGAGGTCGAACTGGCGGACAGCGGGCGCTCGCTGATCCGGGTCGCGGACGACGGCCTCGGCATGGACCTGGAGGATGCCCAGGCGGCTCTTCAACGGCACGCGACGTCGAAGATCTCTTCGGCCGACGACCTGCTCGAGGTGCGGAGTCTCGGATTTCGGGGGGAGGCGTTGCCCTCGATCGCCTCAGTTTCGCGCATGACCCTCTCGTCCGGCGTCGAAGACGGGCTGCGGCACGTGCTGGTCGTGGAGGGCGGACGCTTGGACGAGCCCCGTCGCGCGTCGGGCCCGCGGGGCACCGAGGTGCGCGTGGAGGACCTCTTCTTCAACACCCCGGCGCGGCTCAAGTTCTTGAAGTCCGACACCACGGAGTTGGGGCAGTGCCTGGAGGTGGTGTCGCGCCACGCGATCGGGCACCCTTCCGTGTCCTTCACCGTCAGCCACAACGGCCAAGAGGTGTTGCGCACCTCCGGCTCGGGCGAGCTCTTGGAGGCCATCGCGGGCGTGTGGGGAAGGGACGTCGCCCGCTCCCTCGCGGAGGTGGACAGCGCCACGGCTGGCATGCGGGTGCAGGGGTTTGTGAGCCCTCCCCACGTCACCCGCCCCACGCGGGCGTACCAGTTCGTCTTCGTGAACGGCAGGCCGGTGCGCTCCCGCACGCTGATCGCCGCGCTGGACCAGGCGTTTCGGGACTTGACTCCCGAGCGCCGGTACCCGGTGTTGGCGTTGTCGATCGACATCGACCCTGCGCGGGTCGACGTCAACGTGGCGCCGACCAAGAGCGAGGTGAAGTTCCAGCACGAGGGTCAGGCGTTCGACGCGTTGCGCTACGCGATCCGCTCGGCTCTGATGGAGCATGGAATGATGCCCGCCGCGACCGGCGTCGGTGCGGCGAACGAGGCGCTGTCGGCGCTGCGGGGGGACGGAGGCGGCTTCGCGGGGTTTTGGGCCCCGAGTTCCGGGGGCAGCGCGGCGTCGCTCGATGCGCAGCGGCCTCTGGAGATGCCGCTCTCGGACGTCGCCGCGGTGCAAGCGTCGCAGCCGCTGCAAACGGAGCGTTACCCGTTCGCCGAGCTTCTGGACGGCCTGCGCGTGCTGGGCCAGGTGATGAACACGTTCATCGTCGCCGACACGCGCCGCGGCATCGTGATCGTGGACCAGCACGTGGCGCACGAACGCATCCTCTACGAGTATCTGTGCGGGCTCAAAGGCCCCACGGCCATCGAGCGGCAGACGATGCTCGCGCCGGAGACGCTTCATCTGGACCGTCGCGCGGCGGTGATCCTGCGCGAGCGGCTCGAAGAGGTGGTGAACGTCGGTTTCGACATCGAGCCGTTCGGAGGCGAGAGCTTCCTGGTGCGCGCGGCGCCCGCCGCGCTGCGGGGCAAGGACCCGCTGAAGGTGTTGCGAGACCTGGCGGACGAGTTGGTGGATTCCGTGGTGTCGCGCAAGCTCGCCCCCACGCGCGAGCAGATCTGGATCACGAGTTCTTGCAAGATGGCGGTGAAGGCGGGCGACCCCCTCGGGATCGCGGAGATGGAGAAACTCATCGTGGACCTCGCCAGCACCGAAAACCCCTACATGTGCCCCCACGGCCGCCCCATCACCCTCACGTTGACGTCCGAGGAGCTGTTGCGGCGCTTCAAGAGGACTTGATTCCTGGTTTGTGGTTGGTGGTTTGTGGTTTGTGGGGGTGAGGGGCAGGGGTGAGGGAGAAAGGGCCAGAACCCCCTCGCCCCTCTGGGGGAGAGGGGGCAGGGGGTGAGGGGCTGTGAGCGAAGCGAACTGCCGTAGCGAATTGTGAGGATTTTAGGGATCGACCCGGGTTTAGAGCGGATCGGATGGGCCCTCGTTCTGCGCGAGGGGTCGCGTCTCACGGCGATCGAGTACGGGTTGATCCAAACCCCGCGCGTCGAGTTGCCGGAGCGGCTGCGCATGGTTCACGAGCAGGCGTGCGAGCTGTTCGACCGCACGGCGCCCGATGCGCTCGCCACCGAGCGGCAACTGTTCGCCGCGAACAAGACCACGGCGCTTCTGGTCGCCCACGCCCTGGGGGTCGTGCTTCTGGCCGCTTCGGAGCGCGGGTTGGAGTGGGCGGAGTACGCGCCCCCGGAGATCAAGCAGGCGGTCGTGGGGAACGGCTCTGCGGACAAGAAGCAGGTGCAGTTCATGGTCCAGCGTCTCCTTTCGCTCAAGGAGACACCCAAGCCCGACGACGTGGCCGACGCCCTTGCGATCGCGATCTGCCACGCCATGCGAAGCCGTGTTTCAGGTCTTTAGTCTGGGAGTGCGCGAGCTTGCTCGCCGCCCTTCAAGGCGGCGACTTGTCGCCGGTCCGCAACGAGAACGAGGCGCCACGTAAGTGCGCTTTGGTTCCCCTCCTGAGCGAGGATAGAAGCACCAGGCGCGGTGGACCCGTCCCATCCATATGCTCCGTCCCACTCCGTACCGGCCTGCCCGCATGGCCCCCGAGGAAAGCGTACGCCTGCTTCGAGAGCAGTACGAAGTTGCAGACGCCCGCCGTTCGGTGCGCATGTTCTCCTCGGACCCTGTTCCTCGCGAGGCGATCGAGTGGGCGATCCGCATTGCGGGAACGGCGCCAAGCGGGGCGCACAAGCAGCCTTGGCACTTCGTGGCCATCGGCGACCCCGAACTGAAACGGCGGTTGCGCGAGGCGGCGGAGGAGGAGGAGCGGAAGTTCTACGACGAGAAGGCCCCGCCCGAGTGGCTTGAGGCGTTGGCTCCACTTGGAACCGACTTCAAGAAGGAGCATCTCACCGAGGCCCCGTGGGTGATCATTGTCTTTCGACGCGACTACGACGTGCGGGAGGATGGGACGCGCGCGAAGAATTACTACATGACGGAGTCCGTGGGGATCGCCGTGGGATTTTTGATTCAAGCGCTGCATCGTGCCGGACTCGCGACATTGACCCACACCCCGTCGCCGATGACGTTCTTGCGGGACCTGTGCGGTCGCCCGCTGAACGAGAAGCCGTTCGTCGTGCTCCCGGTTGGTTACCCCGCTGCGGACTGCGTGGTGCCCGGACTCGAACGAAAGCCGCTGGAGGGGATTGCGGAGTTTCGGTAGGGCCGCCCCCCGGTACACTCCCCCTATGATC from Fimbriimonadaceae bacterium encodes:
- the mutL gene encoding DNA mismatch repair endonuclease MutL; translated protein: MPSSTRRVHLLDPHTVNQIAAGEVVERPASVVKELVENALDAGATRIEVELADSGRSLIRVADDGLGMDLEDAQAALQRHATSKISSADDLLEVRSLGFRGEALPSIASVSRMTLSSGVEDGLRHVLVVEGGRLDEPRRASGPRGTEVRVEDLFFNTPARLKFLKSDTTELGQCLEVVSRHAIGHPSVSFTVSHNGQEVLRTSGSGELLEAIAGVWGRDVARSLAEVDSATAGMRVQGFVSPPHVTRPTRAYQFVFVNGRPVRSRTLIAALDQAFRDLTPERRYPVLALSIDIDPARVDVNVAPTKSEVKFQHEGQAFDALRYAIRSALMEHGMMPAATGVGAANEALSALRGDGGGFAGFWAPSSGGSAASLDAQRPLEMPLSDVAAVQASQPLQTERYPFAELLDGLRVLGQVMNTFIVADTRRGIVIVDQHVAHERILYEYLCGLKGPTAIERQTMLAPETLHLDRRAAVILRERLEEVVNVGFDIEPFGGESFLVRAAPAALRGKDPLKVLRDLADELVDSVVSRKLAPTREQIWITSSCKMAVKAGDPLGIAEMEKLIVDLASTENPYMCPHGRPITLTLTSEELLRRFKRT
- the ruvC gene encoding crossover junction endodeoxyribonuclease RuvC, which gives rise to MRILGIDPGLERIGWALVLREGSRLTAIEYGLIQTPRVELPERLRMVHEQACELFDRTAPDALATERQLFAANKTTALLVAHALGVVLLAASERGLEWAEYAPPEIKQAVVGNGSADKKQVQFMVQRLLSLKETPKPDDVADALAIAICHAMRSRVSGL
- a CDS encoding nitroreductase family protein; the protein is MAPEESVRLLREQYEVADARRSVRMFSSDPVPREAIEWAIRIAGTAPSGAHKQPWHFVAIGDPELKRRLREAAEEEERKFYDEKAPPEWLEALAPLGTDFKKEHLTEAPWVIIVFRRDYDVREDGTRAKNYYMTESVGIAVGFLIQALHRAGLATLTHTPSPMTFLRDLCGRPLNEKPFVVLPVGYPAADCVVPGLERKPLEGIAEFR